A part of Palaemon carinicauda isolate YSFRI2023 chromosome 8, ASM3689809v2, whole genome shotgun sequence genomic DNA contains:
- the LOC137645470 gene encoding putative CENPB DNA-binding domain-containing protein 1 yields MGPKQASANKGSEKKKHMMTVEMKDEINEKHESGVRVIELARQYERSTSTICTTLKQKDAMKTTKPSKGVTILSKLCSDIHDEMERLLLIWIKGKQLAGDSVTEAIICEKGQQNL; encoded by the coding sequence atgggtccaaagcaagcaagtgcaaacaagggtagtgaaaagaaaaagcatatgatgacagTCGAGATGAaggatgaaataaatgaaaaacatgagagtggtgtaagagtgattgagctggctcgccaatatgagaggagtacatcaacaatatgtaccaccctcaagcagaaggatgctatgaaGACCACCAAGCcctccaaaggagtaaccatcctttccaagctgtgcagtgatattcacgacgagatggagaggcttcttttaatatggataaaggggaaacagttggcgggagatagcgtgactgaGGCGATCATATGTgaaaaaggccagcagaatctatga